The following are encoded together in the Bacillus cereus group sp. RP43 genome:
- a CDS encoding zinc-binding dehydrogenase codes for MKALCFEQFGNPDVLQYKEIHDPIINPNEILVRTKAIGLNFADIYRRRGDYHLAGNPPYILGYEGAGIVEEVGTNVTTITPGDRIAFADVPFSNAELVAVPSEKVIPLPDSISFETAASVLLQGLTAHYLTQDSYQLKHDDIALVHAAAGGVGQLLTQMIKLQGGKVIGLTSSNEKAKVATLTGADHVFLYTEAWYTKVLEVTNGTGVNVVYESVGSTLDESFSATKIGGTVVFYGMAGGNPAPVDPRMLMDTSKTLTGGDLWNVLTTYEERKNRSTQLFDWIATGKLNIASPTTFSLQDGARAHELLESRKSTGKILLIP; via the coding sequence ATGAAAGCACTTTGTTTCGAACAGTTTGGAAATCCAGATGTACTACAATATAAAGAAATACATGATCCAATCATAAATCCAAATGAAATTCTTGTCCGTACGAAAGCAATCGGATTAAACTTCGCTGATATTTATAGACGCCGCGGCGATTATCATCTCGCTGGCAATCCGCCTTACATATTAGGTTATGAAGGAGCTGGAATTGTTGAAGAAGTAGGAACTAACGTTACCACTATCACCCCTGGAGACCGCATTGCATTTGCTGACGTTCCATTCTCAAATGCAGAACTAGTTGCCGTCCCATCAGAAAAAGTAATCCCACTACCAGATTCTATTTCTTTTGAAACAGCCGCTTCTGTCTTATTACAAGGATTAACTGCACATTATTTAACGCAAGATAGCTATCAACTAAAACACGATGATATAGCTCTAGTACACGCTGCAGCTGGTGGCGTCGGTCAACTTCTTACTCAAATGATTAAACTACAAGGCGGAAAAGTAATCGGCCTCACGTCGTCAAACGAAAAAGCAAAAGTAGCCACATTAACTGGTGCTGATCACGTATTTTTATATACTGAAGCATGGTATACGAAAGTACTTGAAGTGACTAATGGTACTGGAGTAAATGTTGTGTATGAATCAGTAGGTTCTACATTAGATGAAAGCTTTAGCGCTACTAAAATTGGTGGTACTGTCGTATTTTACGGAATGGCTGGTGGTAATCCTGCGCCTGTAGATCCACGTATGCTTATGGATACTTCAAAAACTTTAACTGGCGGAGACCTTTGGAACGTGCTTACTACGTATGAAGAACGTAAAAATCGCTCTACTCAATTATTTGATTGGATCGCTACTGGAAAATTAAACATTGCGAGTCCCACTACATTCTCTTTACAAGATGGTGCACGTGCACATGAATTATTAGAGAGCCGTAAAAGCACAGGGAAGATTTTATTAATCCCATAA
- a CDS encoding DUF2690 domain-containing protein — MKLLKKTSACLLLSLLVVTSMFSTTNSDKAYAEDHSYDGKSPYYNSCDQSAVTKEKKWIDSNSYVELKFSTTCKTAWAKVTVTRPAVYNNEADARIVRKTDGKAYTCGSAGGNGVVNKGQTSCYTPMVYDLDPRKAQAQGKHAIPNSDAYNYAETIWY, encoded by the coding sequence ATGAAACTTTTAAAAAAGACGAGTGCATGTTTATTGCTATCTTTACTCGTTGTAACTAGTATGTTTAGCACGACTAATAGCGATAAAGCATATGCAGAAGACCATTCATATGATGGGAAAAGCCCTTATTATAATAGCTGTGATCAATCTGCAGTAACGAAAGAGAAGAAATGGATAGATTCAAATTCTTATGTAGAATTAAAATTTAGCACCACTTGTAAGACGGCTTGGGCAAAAGTTACTGTAACTCGTCCAGCAGTTTATAATAATGAAGCTGATGCAAGGATTGTTAGAAAAACAGATGGAAAGGCATACACTTGCGGAAGTGCTGGAGGAAATGGTGTTGTAAATAAAGGGCAAACATCATGCTATACGCCAATGGTATATGATTTAGATCCAAGAAAGGCGCAAGCGCAAGGGAAACATGCAATTCCGAATAGTGATGCTTATAATTATGCGGAGACTATTTGGTATTGA
- a CDS encoding arylamine N-acetyltransferase yields the protein MTDFQKQFFARLHIEEKETISFEDLSQIMYGMAQTVPFENLNILENNFKEILKENLKEKILVNNRGGLCYELNPTMYYFLKDFGLDVYLISGTVYNAANSIWAVDSGHIATVLKHHHELYLIEVGFGSYLPLAPVPFSGAVIHSVTGDYRIRKETTEKGNYILEMRKNNEFLDQSSADDWTLGYAFYIEEVDETKVNAAQKIIVEHEGSPFNKVPLIVKLTHDGHASLTKDSLTITKDGKKSKEEVTDEQYTNLLHSKFGITL from the coding sequence ATGACAGACTTTCAAAAACAATTTTTCGCACGTTTACATATAGAAGAAAAAGAAACCATATCATTTGAAGATTTATCTCAAATTATGTATGGAATGGCCCAAACTGTTCCATTTGAAAACTTAAATATTCTCGAAAATAACTTTAAAGAAATATTAAAAGAGAATTTAAAAGAAAAAATTTTAGTAAACAACCGTGGCGGTCTTTGTTATGAACTAAATCCTACTATGTATTACTTTCTTAAAGACTTTGGATTGGATGTTTATTTAATTTCAGGGACAGTTTATAATGCTGCAAACTCTATATGGGCTGTCGATTCCGGACATATCGCAACTGTTTTAAAACATCATCATGAACTGTATTTAATTGAAGTGGGATTCGGATCATACTTACCTCTTGCACCTGTTCCTTTCTCAGGTGCAGTCATTCACTCAGTAACAGGAGATTATCGTATTCGCAAAGAAACAACTGAAAAAGGAAATTACATTTTAGAAATGCGTAAAAACAATGAGTTTCTGGATCAATCTTCTGCTGATGATTGGACGTTAGGCTATGCATTTTATATAGAAGAAGTGGATGAAACGAAAGTGAATGCAGCACAAAAAATCATCGTTGAACATGAGGGCTCACCATTTAACAAAGTACCTCTTATTGTAAAACTTACACATGACGGACACGCTTCTTTAACAAAAGATAGTCTTACAATAACAAAAGACGGTAAAAAATCTAAAGAAGAAGTTACAGACGAGCAATATACAAATCTTTTACATTCGAAGTTCGGAATTACACTATAA
- the betA gene encoding collagen-like exosporium glycoprotein BetA: MSKENIILHGPALEPNLIGPTLPPIPPFTFPTGPTGVTGLTGIGITGPTGATGIGITGPTGATGLGILPVFGTITSEVGIGFSAVVNTNVNLTIPGPVSGTTLTPVDNSITIDTTGVYSVSFSIVFVIQAISSSILNLTINDSIQFAIETRVGGGSGVRTTSARTDLLPLNQGDVLRVRIREAIGDIIYSNASLVVLKVN, translated from the coding sequence ATGAGCAAAGAAAATATTATTTTACATGGACCTGCTCTTGAACCAAATTTAATTGGCCCCACACTACCACCCATTCCACCATTTACATTCCCTACCGGACCTACTGGTGTTACAGGACTTACTGGAATCGGAATAACTGGACCTACCGGCGCTACAGGAATCGGAATAACCGGTCCCACTGGAGCAACCGGTTTAGGAATTCTCCCGGTATTTGGAACAATAACTTCTGAAGTAGGTATCGGTTTTTCAGCAGTAGTTAATACAAATGTTAATTTGACAATTCCAGGACCTGTTAGTGGAACTACTCTAACCCCAGTAGACAACTCCATTACAATTGATACCACTGGTGTGTACTCTGTATCCTTTTCAATTGTATTTGTGATACAAGCTATTTCGTCTAGTATATTAAACCTTACAATAAATGATTCCATTCAATTCGCCATTGAAACACGAGTTGGTGGTGGTTCTGGGGTAAGAACTACATCCGCTAGAACTGATCTATTACCTTTAAACCAAGGAGATGTCCTTCGAGTACGAATAAGAGAAGCCATAGGTGACATTATTTATTCCAACGCATCTCTTGTTGTTTTAAAGGTCAACTAA
- a CDS encoding endonuclease MutS2 produces the protein MNTMTFEKLQYNELMEIVKSYCVSGLGKELLNKLEPSTSIKVVRNRLNETTEARAIVDAEGHVPFFGISNIASTIQKLEKGMILDPAELVSVSDFLRGCRKIKKFMLDKEFFAPILASYANSMTEFKSIEEEINFSIKGNSIDAAASKELKRIRNNIDSVDGKIKERLTKFLNSSANKKYIQEFFISKKDDRYTIPIKSTYKNQVAGSIVEASAKGSTVFIEPHTVTKLNAELASLKAEEAMEEYQILATLSGMVLENIYHIKINMELISQYDMVFAKAKFSKSIDGIEPKLNDHGHIHLVNCKHPLLTGQVVPLNFEIGQEYRSLIITGPNAGGKTIVLKTIGLLTLATMSGLHIAGDKETEIAIFENVFVDIGDNQSIENALSTFSSHMKNLSEIMRISNNNTLLLFDEIGSGTEPNEGAALAISILEEFYLTGCITIASTHYGEIKRFSEMHGDFMNAAMQFNSETLEPLYKLVIGKSGESNALWIANKMNVKEHVLQRAKEYMGNKEYALEKVNESKIRKPKFVQEKRENDYEYKIGDRVNLLDHDDFGIIYKEKDNFYNVVVYYNGEFIEVNIKRMNLEVAAKELYPEGYDLNTLFVDYKERKMQHDIERGSKKALRKIEKEIRKNRG, from the coding sequence ATGAATACGATGACTTTTGAAAAGTTACAATATAACGAATTAATGGAAATAGTGAAATCTTATTGTGTAAGTGGATTAGGTAAGGAATTATTAAATAAATTAGAGCCGAGTACGAGTATAAAAGTAGTGAGAAATCGCTTAAATGAAACGACAGAAGCACGAGCTATAGTAGATGCAGAAGGGCATGTGCCTTTCTTCGGAATTTCTAATATCGCTAGTACAATTCAAAAATTAGAAAAAGGGATGATTTTAGATCCAGCAGAGTTAGTGAGTGTTTCAGACTTTTTACGTGGATGTAGAAAGATTAAAAAATTTATGTTAGATAAAGAATTTTTTGCGCCAATATTAGCTTCCTATGCAAATTCAATGACTGAATTTAAAAGTATTGAAGAGGAAATTAACTTTTCAATTAAAGGAAATAGCATTGATGCAGCGGCTAGTAAAGAGTTAAAACGAATTCGAAATAACATTGATTCTGTAGATGGAAAAATAAAAGAACGTTTAACGAAGTTTTTAAATAGTAGTGCAAATAAGAAGTATATTCAGGAATTCTTTATTAGTAAAAAGGATGATCGCTATACGATTCCGATTAAATCTACCTACAAAAATCAAGTTGCGGGAAGTATTGTTGAAGCATCTGCAAAAGGTTCTACTGTATTTATAGAACCGCATACGGTTACAAAGCTAAATGCGGAACTCGCGAGTTTGAAAGCAGAAGAAGCGATGGAAGAGTATCAAATTTTAGCGACGTTATCAGGCATGGTGCTAGAAAATATTTATCATATAAAAATAAATATGGAACTGATTAGTCAATATGACATGGTATTTGCGAAAGCGAAGTTTAGTAAAAGTATCGATGGAATAGAACCGAAGTTAAACGATCATGGTCACATTCATTTAGTGAATTGTAAGCATCCGCTTTTAACAGGGCAAGTTGTACCGTTAAATTTTGAAATCGGTCAAGAGTACCGTAGTTTAATTATTACAGGACCGAATGCGGGCGGGAAAACGATTGTGTTAAAAACAATTGGATTACTAACATTAGCGACAATGTCTGGCTTGCATATCGCTGGAGATAAAGAAACGGAAATTGCTATTTTCGAAAATGTGTTTGTAGATATAGGTGATAATCAAAGTATTGAAAATGCATTAAGTACATTTTCATCTCATATGAAAAATCTGTCTGAAATTATGAGGATATCAAATAATAATACGTTACTACTATTTGACGAAATAGGAAGCGGCACAGAACCAAATGAAGGTGCGGCGCTTGCGATATCTATTTTAGAAGAATTTTATCTAACGGGATGTATTACAATTGCGAGTACGCATTACGGAGAAATTAAACGATTTTCAGAAATGCACGGTGATTTTATGAACGCAGCAATGCAATTTAATAGTGAGACATTGGAGCCTCTTTATAAATTAGTGATCGGTAAATCTGGTGAAAGTAATGCACTTTGGATTGCAAATAAAATGAATGTAAAAGAACATGTACTGCAAAGAGCGAAAGAGTATATGGGAAATAAAGAATACGCTCTAGAAAAAGTGAATGAAAGTAAAATTAGAAAACCGAAATTCGTACAAGAAAAAAGAGAAAATGACTATGAATATAAAATCGGTGACCGTGTGAATTTATTGGATCATGATGATTTTGGTATCATCTATAAGGAAAAAGATAATTTCTATAATGTTGTTGTATATTATAACGGTGAATTTATTGAAGTGAATATAAAACGTATGAACTTAGAAGTAGCAGCGAAGGAATTATACCCAGAAGGATACGATTTAAACACACTATTTGTCGATTATAAAGAAAGAAAAATGCAACATGATATAGAGCGCGGATCGAAAAAAGCACTTCGTAAAATTGAAAAAGAAATAAGAAAGAATAGAGGATAA
- the amyS gene encoding alpha-amylase: MLKRITVVCLLFILLFPNIYEGNKAEAATVNNGTLMQYFEWYAPNDGDHWNRLRSDAESLAHKGITSVWIPPAYKGTSQNDVGYGAYDLYDLGEFNQKGTVRTKYGTKAQLKSAIDALHKQNIDVYGDVVMNHKGGADYTETVTAVEVDRNNRNIEVSGDYQISAWTGFNFPGRGDAYSNFKWKWYHFDGTDWDEGRKLNRIYKFRGIGKAWDWEVSSENGNYDYLMYADLDFDHPDVANEMKNWGTWYANELNLDGFRLDAVKHIDHEYLRDWVKHARQQTGKEMFTVAEYWQNDVQALNNYLAKVNYNQSVFDAPLHYNFHYASTGNGNYDMRNILNGTVMKNHPALAVTLVENHDSQPGQSLESVVSPWFKPLAYAFILTRAEGYPSVFYGDYYGTSGNSSYEIPALKDKIDPILTARKNFAYGTQRDYLDHPDVIGWTREGDGVHANSGLATLLSDGPGGSKWMDVGKNNAGEVWYDMTGNQTNTVTINKDGWGQFHVSGGSVSIYVQH; the protein is encoded by the coding sequence ATGTTGAAAAGGATTACGGTAGTCTGTTTATTGTTTATTTTGCTTTTTCCTAATATATATGAGGGAAATAAGGCAGAAGCAGCAACAGTGAACAATGGAACATTAATGCAGTATTTTGAGTGGTACGCTCCAAATGATGGGGATCATTGGAATCGTTTGCGTTCTGATGCTGAAAGTTTAGCTCATAAAGGAATCACATCTGTATGGATACCACCTGCATATAAAGGGACTTCGCAAAATGATGTAGGGTATGGGGCCTATGATTTATATGATTTGGGGGAGTTCAATCAAAAAGGAACGGTGCGGACGAAATATGGGACAAAAGCACAGTTGAAATCTGCAATTGACGCTTTACATAAGCAAAACATCGACGTATACGGTGATGTAGTTATGAATCATAAAGGTGGGGCTGATTATACTGAAACCGTAACTGCTGTTGAGGTAGACCGTAACAATCGAAATATTGAAGTATCAGGTGATTATCAAATTAGTGCATGGACGGGGTTTAATTTTCCAGGGCGCGGAGATGCTTATTCTAATTTCAAATGGAAATGGTATCATTTTGACGGAACGGATTGGGATGAAGGAAGGAAATTAAATCGAATTTATAAATTTAGGGGTATAGGTAAAGCGTGGGATTGGGAAGTGTCTAGCGAAAATGGAAATTATGATTATTTGATGTATGCAGATCTTGATTTTGATCATCCAGATGTTGCGAATGAGATGAAAAATTGGGGAACATGGTATGCGAATGAATTAAATTTAGATGGCTTTCGTTTGGACGCTGTTAAACATATTGATCATGAATATTTACGCGATTGGGTAAAGCATGCCAGACAGCAAACAGGGAAAGAAATGTTTACAGTAGCTGAATATTGGCAAAATGATGTTCAGGCTTTAAACAATTATTTAGCGAAAGTCAATTATAATCAATCTGTGTTTGATGCACCGCTTCATTACAATTTTCATTATGCTTCAACAGGAAATGGGAATTATGATATGAGAAATATTTTAAATGGAACAGTAATGAAAAATCACCCTGCACTCGCAGTTACTCTCGTTGAGAATCATGATTCTCAGCCTGGGCAGTCATTGGAATCTGTAGTAAGTCCGTGGTTTAAGCCGCTGGCATATGCATTTATTTTAACTCGTGCAGAGGGCTATCCTTCAGTTTTCTATGGTGATTACTATGGGACAAGCGGAAATAGTAGTTATGAAATTCCAGCGTTAAAAGATAAAATTGATCCAATTTTGACGGCACGAAAAAACTTTGCATATGGTACGCAGCGTGATTATTTAGACCATCCAGATGTGATTGGCTGGACAAGAGAAGGCGATGGTGTACATGCTAATTCTGGTTTAGCGACATTACTCTCGGACGGACCAGGAGGATCAAAGTGGATGGATGTTGGAAAGAATAACGCTGGGGAAGTATGGTACGATATGACGGGTAATCAAACAAATACTGTAACAATTAATAAGGATGGATGGGGGCAGTTCCATGTAAGTGGAGGCTCAGTTTCCATATATGTTCAACATTAA
- a CDS encoding DinB family protein, whose amino-acid sequence MLHILKQQYNLISSTRETLFSFLEEIPLEKLHSTVPNFGSGSIIKTHIHVADCYRYWLGSFAFKQKRADFSFASDYEIERADIEKVRARFKLADAVVIRFLDEYNDRWLENIANEVKWQKEPWSTTPLWLLTHTETHEFHHKGQIVSMARHLGYTPPDTDLS is encoded by the coding sequence ATGTTACATATTTTAAAACAACAATATAATCTTATTAGCTCTACAAGAGAAACTCTATTTTCGTTTTTGGAAGAAATCCCACTAGAAAAATTACATAGCACTGTTCCGAATTTCGGGAGCGGTAGCATTATAAAGACACATATTCATGTAGCCGATTGCTATCGATACTGGCTTGGATCATTCGCATTCAAGCAAAAACGAGCAGATTTTTCATTTGCTAGTGATTATGAAATTGAGCGTGCAGATATCGAGAAAGTTCGTGCTAGGTTTAAGTTAGCAGATGCGGTTGTAATACGTTTTTTAGATGAATACAATGACCGTTGGCTCGAAAATATAGCAAATGAAGTGAAATGGCAAAAAGAACCTTGGAGCACAACTCCGCTATGGCTTTTAACTCATACGGAAACACATGAGTTTCATCATAAAGGACAAATTGTATCAATGGCTCGTCACCTTGGGTACACTCCCCCTGATACAGACCTTAGTTAA
- a CDS encoding YjfA family protein — protein MFKKLMKVCVLSAASIGVLFSFQGSTFAATDLSSYYDGKNPATTKVYGGSTTCDADGFNAKSTAVYEGSKKVGTVYLRYSNKCHAAWAKFVLDQPAPAVSGGVYAYAVVNKYKNGVFQKSVTSNQGNGTIKTGQTSTYTGMVFDLTADFGYTADAEAVTFNNGYGKTARY, from the coding sequence ATGTTTAAAAAGTTAATGAAAGTATGCGTGTTAAGTGCGGCAAGTATAGGTGTATTATTTAGTTTCCAAGGAAGTACATTTGCAGCTACTGATTTAAGTAGTTATTATGACGGGAAAAATCCAGCAACAACGAAAGTATACGGGGGAAGTACGACGTGTGATGCAGATGGATTTAATGCAAAGTCTACAGCGGTGTACGAAGGTAGTAAAAAAGTAGGGACAGTGTATTTACGTTACAGTAATAAATGTCACGCAGCATGGGCTAAGTTTGTGTTAGATCAACCAGCACCAGCTGTTTCGGGAGGAGTGTACGCGTACGCTGTTGTAAATAAATACAAAAATGGTGTATTCCAAAAATCAGTTACTTCTAATCAGGGGAACGGCACAATAAAAACAGGTCAAACGAGCACTTATACAGGAATGGTATTTGATTTAACTGCTGATTTCGGATACACAGCAGATGCTGAAGCAGTTACGTTTAATAACGGTTACGGGAAAACAGCACGTTATTAA
- a CDS encoding histidine phosphatase family protein — MKNRETNSNENVVTLYVTRHGKTILNTNHRAQGWADSPLVERGVEVASNLGTGLKDVHFMNVYSSDSGRAIETANLVLKYSEQSKLKLEQRKDLRELNFGIFEGEKLENMWDVVGKAAGVASPEELMKFSIQEVINLIRAADPTKQAEDWELFSTRIKAEIDKISEEAVRNGGGNVLVVVHGLLITALIEMLDSSKTKLGVENASVTKVLYKDGEYIVESVGDMSYVEKGRESVEI; from the coding sequence ATGAAGAATCGAGAAACAAATAGCAATGAGAATGTAGTTACGTTATATGTTACAAGACATGGTAAAACAATATTAAATACGAACCATCGTGCGCAAGGTTGGGCAGACTCTCCGTTAGTAGAAAGAGGTGTTGAAGTTGCCTCAAATTTAGGGACAGGATTAAAAGATGTTCATTTTATGAATGTGTATAGTAGTGATAGCGGCCGAGCGATTGAAACTGCTAATTTAGTATTAAAATATAGTGAGCAATCAAAGTTAAAACTTGAGCAAAGGAAAGATTTACGAGAATTAAATTTCGGTATTTTTGAAGGTGAAAAACTTGAGAATATGTGGGATGTGGTTGGAAAAGCTGCAGGCGTTGCATCACCAGAAGAACTCATGAAGTTTTCTATTCAAGAAGTGATTAATCTTATTAGAGCAGCAGACCCTACGAAACAGGCGGAAGATTGGGAATTATTTTCTACTCGTATAAAAGCAGAGATTGATAAAATTAGTGAAGAAGCTGTTAGAAATGGTGGCGGTAACGTTTTAGTTGTCGTTCATGGGCTTTTGATTACTGCCTTAATAGAAATGTTAGACAGTAGCAAAACAAAACTTGGAGTGGAAAATGCAAGTGTAACGAAAGTTTTATATAAAGATGGGGAATACATCGTCGAGTCGGTTGGAGATATGAGTTATGTTGAAAAAGGAAGAGAAAGTGTGGAAATATAA
- a CDS encoding N-acetyltransferase, protein MVTIREEQQNDYSKTEEVVKQAFLNEEFSDKKEHELVKRIRECDAFVPALSIVAVDEEIVGHIMLSKITIEQDGTSVESLALAPVSVARGHQKKGIGGKLIASALEKAEELGYGSVVVLGHPEYYPKFGFKKASEWNIKAPFEVPDEVFMVMELRENTLQGVEGIVQYSSAFTE, encoded by the coding sequence ATGGTAACGATTAGAGAAGAACAACAAAATGATTATAGTAAGACTGAAGAAGTTGTAAAACAAGCATTTTTAAATGAAGAATTTAGTGATAAAAAAGAACATGAACTTGTAAAACGTATTAGAGAATGTGACGCATTTGTTCCAGCGTTATCAATCGTTGCGGTAGATGAGGAAATAGTTGGTCATATTATGTTATCAAAAATTACAATAGAACAAGACGGAACTTCTGTAGAATCATTAGCACTTGCACCAGTATCAGTTGCTAGGGGTCATCAGAAAAAAGGAATCGGCGGAAAACTAATCGCTTCTGCTTTAGAAAAGGCGGAAGAACTTGGATACGGATCAGTTGTTGTGTTAGGGCATCCAGAGTACTATCCGAAATTTGGTTTTAAGAAAGCAAGTGAGTGGAATATAAAAGCACCATTTGAAGTGCCAGATGAAGTATTTATGGTGATGGAGCTAAGAGAGAACACTCTTCAAGGTGTAGAAGGAATTGTACAATATTCGAGTGCTTTTACTGAGTAG
- a CDS encoding LysR substrate-binding domain-containing protein, translating to MEIKQLITFKVAADTLNFTQTAKKLNFAQSSVTAQIKTLEDELGTPLFERLGKRLFLTEAGRKFQLYADKIIALSNEAKTAVKDDEEIAGTLIIGAQESQCTYRLPSILKRFKAQFPQIKLIFKPAHSNKDAKEQLMEGKVDLAFILDECKTENVLHVEPLMKEELKVVAPPTHRLLEQASVSIKDLEIETLLLTELGCSYRTLFEELFRAEDVYPANKIEFVSVEAIKQCVIADLGIAVLPAIVVEKDIREGMLKELMLKETIPPIYTQIAWHKDKWMTAPLQQFIDVTREFFARD from the coding sequence ATGGAGATAAAACAATTAATTACATTTAAAGTAGCGGCAGATACTTTGAACTTTACACAAACTGCGAAGAAATTAAACTTTGCTCAATCGAGCGTGACAGCGCAAATTAAAACGTTAGAGGATGAGCTCGGTACACCACTATTTGAGAGATTAGGGAAACGTCTTTTCTTAACTGAAGCAGGAAGAAAGTTTCAACTATATGCGGACAAGATAATCGCACTTAGTAACGAAGCGAAGACGGCTGTGAAAGATGATGAGGAAATAGCAGGTACGTTAATAATAGGTGCACAAGAAAGTCAATGTACATACAGACTGCCTTCTATATTAAAGCGGTTTAAAGCGCAATTTCCCCAAATAAAACTTATATTTAAACCCGCACATTCCAATAAAGATGCGAAGGAACAATTGATGGAGGGAAAAGTAGATCTTGCATTTATTTTGGACGAATGTAAAACAGAAAATGTTCTGCATGTGGAGCCACTTATGAAAGAAGAATTAAAAGTAGTAGCTCCTCCTACGCATCGTTTACTTGAACAGGCTTCTGTTTCTATAAAAGATTTAGAGATTGAAACACTTTTACTAACAGAATTAGGCTGCTCATATAGGACTTTATTTGAAGAGCTATTTCGTGCTGAAGATGTATATCCAGCAAATAAAATTGAGTTTGTTAGTGTTGAAGCAATTAAACAATGTGTTATTGCAGATTTAGGTATAGCCGTTTTACCAGCGATAGTAGTAGAAAAAGATATACGGGAAGGGATGTTAAAGGAGTTAATGTTAAAAGAAACAATACCTCCGATTTATACACAAATTGCTTGGCATAAAGATAAATGGATGACAGCACCACTGCAACAATTTATTGATGTAACGAGGGAGTTTTTTGCAAGGGATTAA
- a CDS encoding DinB family protein, whose protein sequence is MNRLVGLKQFEITRGALLKFMETLDDKTADTQPEGFNNTIRWHIGHVLTAAETFMFGREFKQLPTEYPGMFGYGSRPSKWKTEGPSLEVLMAQLKEQAKRINEMPAEAFENKLPEPFLGLETVGELYGMMLYHEADHIGQMKAMERIIKAL, encoded by the coding sequence ATGAATAGACTAGTGGGTTTAAAACAATTTGAAATAACGCGTGGGGCATTACTTAAATTTATGGAAACGTTAGATGATAAAACTGCAGATACGCAGCCAGAGGGCTTTAACAATACAATTCGTTGGCACATCGGTCACGTGTTAACAGCAGCAGAAACATTCATGTTTGGAAGAGAGTTTAAACAATTACCAACGGAATATCCAGGTATGTTTGGATATGGATCAAGACCATCTAAATGGAAAACAGAAGGGCCATCGTTAGAAGTGTTAATGGCTCAATTAAAAGAACAAGCAAAACGTATTAACGAAATGCCAGCAGAAGCATTTGAAAATAAACTGCCAGAGCCATTCCTAGGATTGGAAACAGTAGGGGAGCTTTACGGTATGATGCTTTATCATGAAGCGGATCATATTGGGCAAATGAAGGCGATGGAACGTATTATTAAAGCTCTTTAG